One genomic segment of Blastopirellula marina includes these proteins:
- a CDS encoding aldehyde dehydrogenase family protein produces the protein MITTTTAPVARPETQAFIDQDHKLLIDGHWQPAETGKKFEVVNPATGKVIAEVAEGGQQDVNKAVAAARKAFESGPWPAMTASERGKLLWRLADLMEQRIEEFAEIESLDNGKPKAVAAAADVPLAIDLFRYMAGWATKIEGTTIPISVPYLDGAEFHSYTLREPVGVVGQIIPWNFPLLMAAWKLGPALAAGCTVVLKVAEETPLSALRLAHVIQEAGFPPGVVNVITGFGETAGAALSAHPDVDKVAFTGSTEVGKLIVKAAGETNLKKISLELGGKSPNIIMPDADIPAAIAGAANAIFFNHGQCCCAGSRLFVHRSHFNQVVEGVAEQARKIKLGPGMHPDSDMGPMVSQIQQDRVCSYLDIGEKEGATAVCGGKRADSEGYFVEPTVLVDTHENMKVIKEEIFGPVVAAVPFDDIEEVIATANDSIYGLAAAVWTKDISLGHRIAKRIKAGTVWMNCYNVFDASLPFGGYKQSGWGREMGYEAIQLYTQTKAVTLQLK, from the coding sequence ATGATTACGACGACGACTGCCCCTGTCGCCCGTCCTGAAACCCAAGCATTCATCGATCAGGACCATAAGCTACTGATTGACGGTCATTGGCAACCGGCGGAGACGGGAAAGAAGTTTGAAGTGGTGAACCCGGCTACAGGCAAGGTAATCGCTGAAGTAGCCGAAGGTGGCCAGCAAGATGTCAACAAAGCCGTCGCCGCTGCGAGAAAGGCATTCGAGAGTGGGCCATGGCCGGCGATGACAGCTTCTGAGCGAGGCAAGCTACTATGGCGACTAGCCGACCTGATGGAACAGCGCATCGAAGAGTTTGCCGAGATCGAATCACTTGACAATGGCAAGCCCAAAGCTGTTGCCGCAGCAGCAGATGTTCCGCTGGCAATCGATCTGTTTCGCTACATGGCCGGCTGGGCCACCAAGATTGAAGGAACGACGATTCCAATCTCGGTACCCTATCTCGATGGGGCTGAGTTCCATAGCTACACGCTTAGAGAACCCGTAGGTGTGGTCGGGCAGATTATCCCGTGGAACTTCCCCTTGCTAATGGCAGCTTGGAAGTTGGGGCCGGCACTGGCCGCTGGATGCACCGTTGTGCTCAAGGTCGCGGAAGAAACACCGCTGAGTGCCTTGCGGTTGGCTCACGTGATTCAAGAGGCAGGCTTTCCACCAGGCGTTGTGAATGTGATTACCGGTTTCGGCGAGACCGCCGGGGCGGCTCTGTCAGCTCATCCCGACGTCGACAAGGTGGCGTTCACCGGATCGACCGAAGTGGGCAAGCTGATCGTCAAAGCGGCAGGCGAAACTAATTTGAAGAAGATCTCGCTCGAACTGGGTGGTAAGAGCCCGAACATCATCATGCCGGATGCCGATATTCCAGCCGCGATTGCCGGGGCGGCCAACGCGATCTTCTTCAATCACGGCCAGTGCTGCTGTGCCGGTTCGCGTTTGTTCGTTCATCGCAGCCACTTCAATCAAGTCGTCGAAGGGGTGGCGGAGCAAGCCAGGAAGATCAAGCTCGGTCCCGGGATGCATCCTGATTCCGACATGGGGCCGATGGTATCCCAGATTCAACAAGATCGCGTTTGTAGCTATCTCGACATTGGTGAGAAGGAAGGGGCCACGGCAGTCTGCGGCGGCAAGAGGGCAGATAGCGAAGGGTACTTTGTCGAGCCAACCGTTCTGGTCGATACCCACGAGAACATGAAAGTGATCAAGGAAGAAATCTTCGGCCCAGTCGTTGCCGCGGTGCCTTTCGACGATATCGAGGAAGTCATCGCCACTGCGAACGACAGCATCTACGGCCTGGCTGCGGCGGTTTGGACCAAGGATATCAGTCTGGGGCACCGGATCGCGAAACGTATCAAGGCCGGTACCGTGTGGATGAACTGCTATAACGTGTTTGATGCCTCGCTTCCTTTTGGTGGTTACAAGCAATCAGGCTGGGGACGTGAAATGGGGTACGAAGCGATTCAGCTCTACACGCAGACGAAAGCGGTCACGCTGCAGCTGAAATAG
- a CDS encoding glutamine synthetase III — protein sequence MAAIAAVTNYKPSAPAMNFLETPTQELFCANVFSKSVMKDRLPKPIFKTLMKTIETGEKLDTTVADYVASAMKDWAIEKGATHYAHVFYPLTGFTAEKHDSFLSPDGSGSAIAEFSGSQLIQGEPDGSSFPSGGIRQTFEARGYTAWDVTSPAYIMENPNGTTLCIPTAFVSWTGEALDKKTPVLRSMQALNKQAQRILALFGHTDGAMVSSTAGPEQEYFLVDRNFFFARPDLLNAGRTLFGAKPPKGQEFDDHYFGAIPDRVLAFMLETERELFKLGIPVKTRHNEVAPGQYEIAPMFEFANVATDHQQLIMITLKRVAEKYGMACLTHEKPFAGVNGSGKHVNWSMGSSSQGNLLDPGDTPHENAQFLVFCAAVIRAVHKFQGLLRAVVASASNDHRLGANEAPPAIISIFLGDQLTDVFEQIKGGGASSSIPRGTLEIGADVLPPLPKDAGDRNRTSPFAFTGNRFEFRAVGSNQSIAGPLVAMNTIVAESLDYCATKLEEATGGDPSKLNAALTKLMGDIMNEYGSIIFNGDGYSEEWHQEAEKRGLLNLKTTAEALPYLEKPEVKELFTKYNVLSERELESRLEIYLEQYCKSVAVETNLTIEMARTMIFPAAVRYQNELASTCANLLALGYEFDKDTLDKMTSLVKSLQDSISTLVSLSAKAEGIECWHKKSDCYCKEVLPAMNEVRKYADELEDYVADDLWPLPTYQEMLFIR from the coding sequence ATGGCAGCCATCGCGGCGGTTACCAACTACAAGCCCTCCGCTCCAGCCATGAACTTCTTGGAGACACCTACCCAAGAGCTGTTCTGCGCGAATGTCTTCAGCAAATCGGTCATGAAGGACCGTCTTCCCAAGCCAATCTTCAAGACGCTGATGAAGACGATCGAAACGGGCGAGAAGCTCGACACGACCGTCGCCGACTACGTTGCCTCGGCAATGAAAGACTGGGCCATCGAAAAGGGTGCAACCCACTACGCCCACGTCTTCTATCCGCTGACTGGTTTCACTGCTGAAAAGCACGATAGCTTCCTGAGCCCAGATGGCAGCGGCAGTGCCATCGCCGAATTCAGCGGCTCCCAGTTGATCCAGGGCGAACCGGACGGCTCCAGCTTTCCATCGGGCGGTATTCGCCAAACGTTTGAAGCACGTGGTTACACCGCTTGGGACGTTACCAGTCCTGCTTACATCATGGAAAACCCGAACGGAACTACGCTGTGTATCCCCACCGCGTTCGTTTCGTGGACGGGTGAAGCTCTCGATAAGAAGACCCCGGTTCTGCGCTCGATGCAGGCTTTGAACAAGCAAGCTCAGCGTATCCTGGCTCTCTTCGGTCACACCGATGGTGCCATGGTCAGCTCGACCGCCGGTCCTGAACAGGAATACTTCCTGGTCGATCGCAACTTCTTCTTCGCTCGCCCCGACCTTTTGAACGCAGGTCGCACCTTGTTTGGTGCCAAGCCACCAAAGGGGCAGGAATTTGACGACCACTACTTCGGTGCGATTCCAGATCGCGTTCTGGCATTCATGCTGGAAACCGAACGTGAACTGTTCAAGCTGGGTATCCCAGTCAAGACTCGTCACAACGAAGTAGCTCCAGGCCAGTACGAAATCGCTCCGATGTTCGAGTTTGCCAACGTCGCAACCGACCATCAGCAGCTGATCATGATCACGCTGAAGCGAGTCGCCGAGAAGTACGGCATGGCTTGCTTGACGCACGAAAAGCCTTTCGCTGGCGTCAACGGTAGCGGTAAGCACGTCAACTGGTCGATGGGTAGCTCTTCGCAGGGCAACTTGCTGGATCCAGGCGACACGCCACACGAAAACGCTCAGTTCCTGGTCTTCTGTGCCGCCGTTATTCGTGCCGTACACAAGTTCCAAGGCCTGCTGCGTGCCGTGGTTGCTTCGGCTTCCAACGATCACCGCTTGGGTGCCAACGAAGCTCCTCCGGCCATCATCTCGATCTTCTTGGGCGACCAGCTGACGGACGTCTTCGAACAGATCAAGGGTGGCGGTGCCAGCAGTTCGATTCCTAGGGGTACGCTGGAAATCGGTGCCGACGTTCTACCGCCATTGCCGAAAGACGCTGGCGACCGCAACCGAACCAGCCCGTTCGCGTTTACCGGGAACCGTTTCGAGTTCCGTGCTGTCGGTTCTAACCAGTCGATCGCCGGTCCGCTCGTCGCGATGAACACCATCGTTGCCGAATCGCTTGACTACTGTGCGACCAAGCTGGAAGAAGCAACCGGTGGCGACCCATCGAAACTGAACGCTGCCCTGACCAAGCTCATGGGCGACATCATGAACGAGTACGGTAGCATCATCTTCAATGGCGACGGCTACTCGGAAGAATGGCACCAAGAAGCTGAAAAGCGTGGCCTTCTGAACCTGAAGACCACCGCCGAAGCTCTTCCCTACCTGGAAAAGCCGGAAGTCAAAGAACTGTTCACCAAGTACAACGTGCTTTCCGAACGCGAATTGGAAAGCCGTCTGGAAATCTACCTGGAACAGTACTGCAAGTCGGTCGCGGTCGAAACCAATCTGACCATCGAAATGGCTCGCACGATGATCTTCCCAGCTGCGGTCCGCTACCAGAACGAACTTGCTTCGACATGTGCGAACCTGCTTGCCCTCGGCTACGAGTTCGACAAGGATACCCTGGACAAGATGACCTCGCTGGTCAAGTCGCTCCAGGACAGCATCTCGACGCTCGTTTCCCTTTCGGCTAAGGCTGAAGGCATCGAATGCTGGCACAAGAAGTCGGATTGCTACTGCAAGGAAGTCTTGCCGGCAATGAACGAAGTTCGTAAGTACGCTGACGAACTGGAAGACTACGTGGCCGACGACCTGTGGCCGCTACCAACCTACCAGGAAATGCTCTTCATCCGCTAA
- a CDS encoding FAD-dependent oxidoreductase, whose product MTHSPPLIIGAGPVGMAAAAFLSRHGMTPRIVDKRAEPSKNSKALAVNPRTLELFEASGITDKLLALGRKIHGTTIHRNGRIVAEVNFEELEHRFPFMLALSQAATERVLREDLAERGIEIERQLELVDSPKLAEGKAELVHVETQANESVTAPWILASDGAHSLARKSVHVPFPGDTYDRAWVLDDIPLATDFAPDRAHIKLQDDGFLFLLPVFTGEEKPGEPTLWRVLGNYPEPLAQLTECTPIGESQWNSSFHIAHRLVEAMNVGKVYFAGDAAHLHSPVGARGMNLGIEDAWVFAELVKRNELSLYHQQRWPVDNAIVQRIRTMTGFVKGESFIKRMLRNFLAPKMLHWKSVRETMLKTVSGLDHPVPLFSTESEEPPTEEKPRSRRRDRDR is encoded by the coding sequence ATGACGCACTCACCACCACTTATTATCGGCGCTGGTCCAGTCGGCATGGCTGCCGCTGCGTTCCTGTCGCGCCATGGGATGACCCCTCGGATTGTGGACAAGCGTGCCGAGCCTTCCAAAAACTCGAAGGCACTTGCCGTTAATCCACGCACGCTGGAACTATTTGAGGCCTCAGGGATTACCGACAAGCTGTTGGCCTTGGGGCGCAAGATTCATGGAACGACCATTCATCGCAATGGCCGCATCGTCGCCGAGGTCAACTTCGAAGAACTCGAACATCGCTTCCCGTTTATGCTGGCCCTTTCCCAAGCCGCAACCGAACGCGTCCTGCGAGAAGATCTTGCCGAGCGAGGAATCGAGATCGAGCGTCAACTCGAACTGGTCGATTCCCCCAAACTAGCCGAGGGAAAAGCAGAATTAGTCCATGTCGAAACTCAAGCCAACGAGTCGGTAACGGCACCGTGGATTCTCGCGTCCGATGGAGCACACAGCCTGGCCCGCAAGTCGGTGCACGTACCGTTCCCTGGTGACACTTATGATCGAGCCTGGGTACTCGACGATATCCCGTTGGCGACCGACTTCGCACCGGATCGAGCTCATATCAAGCTGCAAGACGATGGCTTTCTCTTCTTATTGCCGGTCTTCACTGGAGAGGAAAAGCCTGGCGAGCCAACGCTTTGGCGTGTCCTGGGCAACTACCCAGAACCACTCGCCCAGTTGACGGAGTGCACTCCGATTGGTGAGTCGCAATGGAACTCGTCTTTTCATATTGCCCATCGGCTGGTCGAGGCCATGAATGTGGGAAAAGTCTACTTCGCCGGCGATGCCGCGCACCTTCACTCACCCGTGGGCGCACGCGGGATGAATCTGGGAATTGAAGATGCCTGGGTGTTTGCTGAACTGGTTAAACGAAACGAGCTTTCCCTCTACCATCAACAACGATGGCCGGTCGACAACGCGATCGTGCAGCGCATTCGTACCATGACCGGCTTTGTGAAGGGAGAGTCATTCATCAAGCGAATGCTGCGTAACTTCCTCGCCCCCAAGATGCTCCACTGGAAAAGCGTCCGAGAAACAATGCTTAAAACAGTAAGCGGGCTGGATCACCCAGTCCCGCTATTTAGCACCGAATCGGAAGAACCGCCCACCGAAGAGAAACCGCGTTCACGAAGACGGGACCGGGATCGATAA
- a CDS encoding rhodanese-like domain-containing protein: MMSVNTISPQELNKLLESGHCDLIDVRTPAEYEEVHATKAVNKPLDRLAPKEVMEARNGSADKPLYVICKSGNRAGKACEKFVAAGYENVVNVSGGTDAWASAGLPVVRGKKTISLERQVRIAAGFLVLVGALLGIFVHPYFAGLSAFVGAGLMFAGITDTCGMAMLLAKMPWNQGASCSR, from the coding sequence ATGATGAGCGTTAATACAATTTCTCCTCAAGAACTGAACAAGCTCCTGGAATCGGGGCACTGCGATCTGATCGACGTGCGAACTCCCGCTGAATACGAGGAAGTCCACGCCACCAAAGCAGTTAATAAACCACTTGATCGCCTCGCTCCTAAGGAAGTGATGGAAGCTCGCAATGGTTCGGCCGACAAGCCTCTTTATGTGATCTGCAAGTCCGGCAACCGCGCCGGCAAGGCCTGCGAGAAGTTTGTCGCCGCAGGGTATGAGAACGTCGTCAACGTCTCCGGCGGCACCGATGCCTGGGCCTCGGCTGGACTGCCGGTCGTGCGTGGCAAGAAGACGATCTCCCTGGAACGCCAGGTACGAATTGCAGCAGGCTTCCTCGTCCTGGTAGGGGCGCTACTTGGCATATTCGTCCACCCTTACTTCGCCGGTCTCTCGGCGTTTGTTGGTGCAGGACTAATGTTCGCCGGCATTACCGATACCTGTGGCATGGCGATGCTGCTGGCCAAGATGCCATGGAACCAGGGCGCTAGTTGCTCGAGGTAA
- a CDS encoding tetratricopeptide repeat protein, whose translation MKVCCSPSTIMVLAVAVWLTACSFASAEVPLFSGLGEHRWGISSNNPQAQAYFNQGLAFMYGFNHDEAIRSFHEAARLDPNCPAPWWAISLANGPNINYPLLDEKHAPLAWEALQKAKQLASNGSPLEQGLIAALEQRYTQTPPEDRKPLDQAYADAMRKLWEKYPDEPDVGALFAESLMDLWPWDLWQKAGVANPDTREVIQTLEAVLKKSPEHPLALHLYIHTLEASGEVAKAADEADRLRNLQPGLGHMVHMPSHIDVRLGAWRKAIAANEKAITADTAYKQQSPEQDFFRIYMAHNRHMLAFAAMMIGQEKVATDQINLMLEEMPESWVTANAPFVDGMHSMPYEMHIRFGRWDAILEEPEPAEHFPICRAMRHFARGVAYAAKKQSGQARQEQVTFRELKRAIPEEAFFAQNPASVVLDIADHMLEGEILYREGKTDEAVASLTKAVELEDSLRYTEPPDWIQPVRHALAATLMDAKRYPEAEAVLQSDLRIHPHNGWALYDLARSLQMQGKLDEAAKVQAEFEVAWKDADVKMSSACMCLPAE comes from the coding sequence ATGAAGGTTTGCTGTTCGCCGTCCACAATCATGGTGTTGGCTGTAGCGGTATGGTTGACGGCCTGTTCTTTCGCAAGTGCTGAAGTCCCTTTGTTTTCCGGTTTGGGCGAGCATCGCTGGGGGATTTCCAGCAACAACCCTCAGGCCCAGGCCTATTTCAACCAGGGCCTGGCGTTTATGTACGGCTTTAACCACGACGAAGCGATCCGTAGCTTTCATGAGGCTGCCCGGCTCGATCCCAATTGCCCCGCTCCTTGGTGGGCTATCTCGCTGGCGAACGGTCCCAACATCAACTACCCGCTGTTAGACGAAAAGCATGCTCCCCTCGCCTGGGAGGCCTTGCAGAAAGCGAAACAGTTGGCAAGTAATGGTTCGCCGCTAGAGCAGGGACTGATCGCAGCGCTTGAGCAGCGATATACCCAGACGCCGCCAGAAGACCGCAAGCCCCTGGACCAAGCCTATGCTGATGCGATGCGCAAGCTTTGGGAGAAGTATCCTGACGAGCCAGACGTGGGAGCACTTTTCGCGGAGAGCTTGATGGATCTTTGGCCCTGGGATCTGTGGCAGAAAGCTGGGGTAGCCAATCCAGATACCCGAGAAGTCATTCAGACGCTGGAGGCCGTTCTTAAAAAGTCCCCTGAACATCCCTTGGCGTTGCATCTGTACATTCACACGCTCGAAGCCTCGGGTGAAGTGGCTAAAGCAGCCGACGAAGCCGATCGACTTCGCAATTTGCAGCCTGGGTTGGGGCACATGGTCCATATGCCGAGTCATATTGACGTCCGTTTAGGAGCCTGGCGGAAAGCGATTGCGGCCAATGAAAAAGCCATCACTGCCGACACGGCCTATAAACAGCAGTCTCCCGAACAGGACTTTTTCCGAATCTACATGGCCCACAATCGTCATATGTTGGCGTTTGCCGCGATGATGATTGGCCAAGAGAAGGTCGCTACCGATCAAATCAACCTGATGCTCGAAGAGATGCCTGAGAGTTGGGTAACAGCCAATGCGCCGTTCGTCGATGGCATGCATAGTATGCCCTACGAGATGCACATTCGTTTCGGCCGTTGGGACGCGATTCTGGAAGAACCCGAACCGGCCGAGCACTTTCCGATTTGCCGAGCGATGCGGCATTTTGCCCGGGGAGTTGCATACGCTGCCAAGAAGCAGTCAGGCCAGGCTCGCCAAGAGCAAGTGACGTTTCGCGAACTAAAGAGGGCGATTCCAGAAGAGGCGTTCTTTGCTCAGAACCCGGCCTCAGTCGTGTTGGATATCGCCGATCATATGCTCGAAGGAGAGATCCTCTACCGCGAAGGCAAGACCGACGAAGCCGTTGCAAGCTTGACCAAAGCGGTCGAACTGGAAGACTCACTGCGATACACGGAACCGCCTGACTGGATCCAGCCGGTACGCCATGCTTTGGCTGCGACCCTAATGGATGCCAAGCGGTACCCAGAGGCCGAGGCCGTTTTGCAAAGCGATCTGCGTATCCATCCACATAATGGGTGGGCTTTGTACGACTTGGCACGCAGCCTGCAAATGCAGGGGAAGCTCGACGAGGCCGCTAAGGTCCAAGCTGAATTCGAGGTAGCCTGGAAGGATGCCGACGTGAAAATGAGTTCGGCATGTATGTGCTTGCCAGCCGAATAG
- a CDS encoding sulfatase-like hydrolase/transferase, which translates to MRALIGIVLLFAPAVLLAADRPANIVLIVSDDQGYHDLGSFGATDVRTPRLDRLAQEGTRLTSFYVAWNACTPSRAAFLTGRYPQRNGTYDMIRNDRVDDGHLYSPEEYAVSPEHILGTDVREIFLSNVLSDAGYACGCYGKWDGGQLKRFLPLQRGFNDFYGFCNTGIDYFTHERYGVPSMFAGNEPTTKDKGTYCTTLFRDHALKFIDQNHDRPFFLYIPFNAPHGASNLDREVRGSVQASPEYLAMYETSNGKSLKEQRRLGYMAAVTEMDAAIGTILDRLDRYEIADNTLVIFFSDNGGSGLADNQPLQGQKSTMWEGGNRVPCIVRWPGQVPAGKTSDAFLTALEVFPTACSATGTPLPVGTTYDGFDMLPVLQGKIESPRNEMFWQRRNEVAVRIGNWKWIDSKKAKGLYHLPDDIGEKNDLSQKHPDKVLALKQRLAEWQQEMEATEPRQPFRDF; encoded by the coding sequence ATGCGTGCGTTGATTGGTATTGTTCTGCTTTTTGCTCCAGCTGTTTTACTGGCGGCCGACCGTCCGGCCAACATCGTGTTAATCGTTTCCGACGATCAAGGCTATCACGATTTAGGATCGTTCGGAGCTACCGATGTCCGCACGCCTCGCTTGGATCGATTAGCCCAGGAAGGTACACGGCTAACCAGTTTCTATGTCGCCTGGAATGCCTGCACGCCGTCGCGGGCCGCTTTTCTGACGGGGCGGTATCCCCAGCGCAACGGAACCTACGACATGATTCGTAACGACCGCGTCGACGACGGGCATCTTTACTCGCCCGAAGAATATGCCGTCTCGCCTGAGCATATCCTGGGAACGGATGTGCGTGAGATCTTTCTATCTAACGTCTTGAGCGATGCGGGATACGCATGTGGGTGTTACGGAAAATGGGATGGAGGTCAATTGAAGCGATTTCTGCCGCTACAACGAGGCTTTAACGACTTCTATGGTTTCTGTAATACGGGCATCGACTACTTCACCCACGAGCGATACGGCGTGCCGTCGATGTTTGCAGGGAACGAGCCCACTACCAAAGATAAAGGGACGTACTGCACGACGCTGTTTCGAGACCATGCGCTGAAGTTTATCGACCAGAATCACGATCGCCCCTTCTTTCTTTATATTCCGTTCAATGCACCTCACGGGGCTTCCAACCTCGATCGCGAAGTTCGCGGCAGTGTCCAGGCTTCACCGGAATATCTGGCCATGTACGAGACATCCAATGGGAAGAGTCTCAAGGAACAGCGACGTTTGGGGTACATGGCCGCTGTTACCGAAATGGATGCCGCCATCGGTACGATTCTCGATCGACTGGACCGTTACGAAATTGCTGACAACACCCTCGTGATCTTTTTCTCCGATAACGGCGGCAGCGGCCTGGCCGATAACCAGCCGCTGCAAGGCCAAAAGTCGACCATGTGGGAAGGTGGCAACCGCGTCCCCTGCATCGTTCGCTGGCCTGGACAAGTTCCTGCTGGCAAGACGAGCGACGCCTTTCTCACGGCCTTAGAAGTCTTCCCCACCGCATGCTCGGCAACAGGCACGCCCCTTCCCGTCGGCACAACTTACGATGGCTTTGACATGCTTCCGGTACTGCAAGGAAAGATCGAGTCACCGCGAAATGAAATGTTCTGGCAACGGCGAAATGAAGTTGCCGTTCGGATTGGCAACTGGAAGTGGATCGACAGCAAGAAGGCCAAGGGCCTGTACCACTTGCCGGACGATATCGGCGAAAAGAACGACTTGTCGCAAAAACACCCTGACAAAGTCCTGGCCCTCAAGCAGCGACTGGCCGAGTGGCAACAAGAAATGGAAGCCACCGAGCCTCGGCAGCCATTTCGAGACTTCTAG
- a CDS encoding PQQ-binding-like beta-propeller repeat protein codes for MSASYRFLLSTTLLAILCTGLHAEDWPQWQGPNRDGVSSETALSAKWPEAGPPIVWQINDLGDGYGAVSIVDGVIYLIVNQGLDNELVKALDATNGQTLWATRIGKVGNPDQKPSYPAARSTPTIDGEMAYVLGSDGDLVCLKAKSGEVVWQKNVRSEYDGKPGTWAYSESPLVDGNKVIVTPGGPEVGIVAVDKMTGKTIWEAKTPEMGAAAYASVQKITAAGKPQYVAFMANGLAGVSAEDGTFLWSYTRTKGIANMPTPVIDGEVVYSGGSRAGGGAVRLVAQQLGVLSEELYFDPKLPTAIGGAVKVGDYLYGCSNSTLMCVNFLTGKIAWQERISAAASILFADGRLYLHTEDGKVMMVAATPEKLDMISEFTLPDQPEGTGKEWAYPALANGKLYLRQHGTIWCYGMK; via the coding sequence ATGTCCGCTTCGTATCGATTTTTGCTTAGTACCACCTTGTTGGCAATCTTGTGCACTGGCCTTCATGCCGAAGACTGGCCGCAATGGCAAGGTCCAAATCGCGATGGTGTTTCCAGCGAAACAGCTTTAAGTGCCAAATGGCCAGAAGCCGGCCCGCCGATTGTATGGCAAATCAACGATTTGGGAGACGGGTACGGCGCGGTATCGATTGTCGATGGCGTGATTTACCTGATAGTCAACCAAGGCTTGGACAATGAATTGGTGAAAGCACTGGATGCGACCAATGGACAGACGCTTTGGGCAACCCGAATCGGAAAAGTTGGCAATCCCGATCAGAAGCCAAGCTACCCGGCTGCACGTAGCACGCCGACCATCGATGGCGAGATGGCCTACGTGTTAGGTTCCGACGGCGACCTGGTTTGCCTGAAGGCCAAGAGCGGAGAAGTCGTTTGGCAGAAGAATGTTCGTAGCGAATACGATGGCAAGCCAGGTACTTGGGCCTATTCCGAGTCACCGCTGGTCGATGGAAATAAGGTGATTGTCACGCCAGGTGGCCCGGAGGTGGGAATCGTAGCGGTCGATAAAATGACCGGCAAAACGATATGGGAGGCCAAGACGCCTGAGATGGGTGCGGCGGCTTATGCTTCGGTCCAGAAGATAACCGCGGCAGGAAAGCCGCAGTACGTTGCCTTCATGGCCAATGGCCTTGCCGGGGTCAGTGCCGAGGACGGAACGTTTCTCTGGTCTTACACACGCACCAAAGGGATCGCCAACATGCCCACGCCGGTTATTGACGGCGAAGTCGTCTATAGCGGCGGTTCACGAGCAGGCGGCGGTGCCGTTCGGTTGGTTGCTCAGCAACTGGGCGTCTTGTCCGAAGAATTGTATTTTGATCCAAAGCTCCCCACGGCGATTGGCGGGGCGGTCAAAGTAGGTGATTACCTTTACGGCTGTAGCAACTCGACGCTCATGTGCGTCAATTTTTTAACTGGCAAAATCGCGTGGCAGGAACGCATCAGTGCGGCGGCATCCATTCTTTTTGCCGACGGGCGTCTGTATCTGCACACGGAAGATGGCAAGGTCATGATGGTTGCAGCGACGCCTGAGAAGTTAGACATGATCAGCGAATTCACGCTGCCGGACCAGCCGGAAGGAACTGGCAAAGAATGGGCCTATCCGGCCTTGGCCAATGGCAAGCTGTACCTACGTCAGCACGGCACAATTTGGTGTTATGGCATGAAGTAG
- a CDS encoding ArsR/SmtB family transcription factor, producing the protein MPKKTTNKPPLEMDALSQAAECLKALAHPVRLRMVQLLLHGRYTVGEIAEDCGIAENLASEHLRLMQRCGFFTSERDGRRVYYSVAEPHLEDIMACIESRFLTGAGT; encoded by the coding sequence ATGCCCAAGAAAACGACCAACAAGCCCCCTCTAGAGATGGATGCTCTTAGCCAAGCGGCTGAGTGCCTCAAGGCATTGGCTCACCCGGTACGTCTCCGGATGGTCCAGCTTTTGCTCCATGGTAGGTATACGGTCGGAGAGATTGCAGAGGACTGCGGCATCGCTGAAAACCTCGCATCGGAGCACCTTCGTTTGATGCAACGATGTGGCTTCTTTACAAGCGAGCGAGATGGCCGGCGTGTCTACTACTCGGTGGCAGAACCCCACCTAGAAGACATCATGGCCTGCATCGAAAGTCGATTTTTAACCGGGGCCGGCACGTAG